In Deltaproteobacteria bacterium, one genomic interval encodes:
- a CDS encoding xanthine dehydrogenase family protein molybdopterin-binding subunit → MEPSSTQWKGRPVRLREDLRFSTGRGTYVDDMKFPDTLHVALLRSVHAHARIVNVDMNEALAMPGVVCGLTGEDVGRMTKPLRSLIPIPVALDAYCLAFGKVTHVGEPVAAILAESRYLAEDALERIRVEYEPLPAAVDPEAAMEPDAPLLFESMGTNVMWQDRFDYGDTDAAFARAAHVFKKRFYIQRYSSTALETFGCTAVYDGNREQLTVWSNDQRPGQAMPIVAHSLGLTHAQIRFVTPDVGGGFGNKRKAHYLIIAALLSKLSGGRPVHYLEDRRENLMALIHACNGVMDLEAALDEKGRILGMRVRDIADEGANVLNPTVHSILKLGNLTNCYRIPVVRYEVNSVMTNKCPSGANRGIGKPFMCLAMERMMDYLARQLDMDPIELRRKNLVLPDAMPYTGPSGALIDSGDFNGTLDKLLPLIDYEAFLQEQREARDQGRYLGIGIAIGLEPSTSNASAYILSSGRRSASGAAEAAMVRVEHDGSILVLLGDVGSGQGHETAAAQIVADELGVPMDGVRVSPFFDSSVTPWLYATGNYSNKFAGTDVGAILGAARKVRDKLLELAAHLLEEPVENLELAEGCVRARDRHEHRKTLAELAFVAYRDLLSLPPDMEPGLEGRFYYKPDIANVPDENRRVRNQLFASNAAHGVIVEVDPETGGVTILKYGVVHDCGTVLNPSIVEGLVQGATAHGIGAALFEEFDYDEQGNLKSTTFVDYLKPTAVEIPDVAMDHLVTPSPYTPLGMKGVGEGGAIPAPAAICNAVENALAPLGCTFDHLPLTPERVWAEIEKARASK, encoded by the coding sequence ATGGAACCTTCATCCACCCAATGGAAGGGGCGCCCGGTCCGGCTACGCGAGGACCTGCGGTTCTCCACCGGCCGGGGCACCTACGTCGACGACATGAAGTTCCCGGACACGCTTCACGTCGCGCTGCTGCGGAGCGTGCACGCGCACGCGCGCATCGTGAACGTGGACATGAACGAGGCGCTGGCCATGCCCGGGGTGGTGTGCGGCCTCACCGGCGAGGACGTGGGGCGCATGACCAAGCCGCTGCGCTCTCTCATCCCCATCCCGGTGGCCCTCGACGCCTATTGCCTGGCTTTCGGCAAGGTCACCCACGTGGGCGAGCCCGTGGCCGCCATCCTGGCCGAGAGCCGTTACCTGGCCGAGGACGCGCTGGAGAGGATCCGGGTGGAGTACGAGCCCCTGCCCGCGGCGGTGGACCCCGAGGCCGCCATGGAGCCGGACGCGCCGCTGCTGTTCGAGTCCATGGGCACCAACGTCATGTGGCAGGACCGCTTCGACTACGGCGACACCGACGCGGCCTTTGCCCGCGCGGCCCATGTCTTCAAGAAGCGCTTCTACATCCAGCGCTACTCGTCCACCGCCCTCGAGACCTTCGGCTGCACCGCGGTCTACGACGGCAACCGGGAGCAGCTCACCGTCTGGTCCAACGACCAGCGCCCGGGCCAGGCCATGCCCATCGTGGCCCACAGCCTGGGTCTGACCCACGCACAGATCCGTTTCGTCACGCCGGACGTGGGCGGCGGCTTCGGCAACAAGCGCAAGGCCCATTACCTGATCATCGCGGCGCTCCTGTCCAAGCTGAGCGGCGGAAGGCCCGTGCACTACCTGGAGGACCGGCGCGAGAACCTCATGGCGCTGATCCACGCGTGCAACGGGGTGATGGACCTGGAAGCGGCGCTGGACGAGAAAGGCCGCATCCTCGGCATGAGGGTGCGCGACATCGCCGACGAGGGCGCCAACGTCCTCAACCCCACGGTGCATTCCATCCTCAAGCTCGGCAACCTGACCAACTGCTACCGCATCCCTGTCGTGCGCTACGAGGTCAACTCGGTGATGACCAACAAGTGCCCGTCGGGCGCCAACCGGGGAATCGGCAAGCCGTTCATGTGCCTGGCCATGGAGCGGATGATGGACTACCTGGCGCGGCAGCTCGACATGGACCCCATCGAGCTTCGCCGGAAGAACCTGGTGCTGCCCGACGCCATGCCCTACACCGGCCCCAGTGGCGCGCTCATCGACAGCGGCGACTTCAACGGCACCCTTGACAAGCTGCTGCCGCTCATCGACTACGAGGCGTTCCTCCAGGAGCAACGCGAGGCACGTGACCAGGGCCGGTACCTGGGCATCGGCATCGCCATCGGCCTGGAGCCCAGCACATCCAACGCCTCCGCCTACATTCTCTCGTCGGGGCGGCGCAGCGCCTCCGGCGCCGCCGAGGCGGCCATGGTGCGGGTGGAGCACGACGGCAGCATCCTGGTGCTGCTGGGGGACGTGGGCAGCGGGCAGGGGCATGAGACCGCGGCGGCGCAGATCGTCGCCGACGAATTGGGCGTGCCCATGGACGGCGTCCGGGTGTCGCCGTTCTTCGATTCCTCGGTGACGCCCTGGCTCTACGCCACCGGCAATTACTCCAACAAGTTCGCCGGCACCGACGTCGGCGCCATCCTGGGCGCCGCGCGCAAGGTGCGCGACAAGCTGTTGGAATTGGCGGCGCACCTGCTGGAGGAGCCGGTGGAGAACCTGGAGCTGGCGGAAGGCTGCGTGCGCGCCCGAGACCGTCACGAGCACCGCAAGACCCTGGCCGAGCTGGCCTTCGTGGCCTATCGGGACCTGCTGTCGCTGCCGCCCGACATGGAGCCCGGCCTGGAGGGCCGGTTCTACTACAAGCCCGACATCGCCAACGTGCCCGACGAGAACCGCCGGGTGAGGAACCAGCTCTTCGCCAGCAACGCCGCCCACGGGGTCATCGTCGAAGTGGACCCGGAAACCGGCGGCGTCACCATCCTCAAGTACGGCGTGGTGCACGACTGCGGCACCGTGCTCAACCCGTCCATCGTGGAAGGATTGGTGCAGGGGGCCACGGCCCACGGCATCGGCGCGGCGCTGTTCGAGGAGTTCGACTACGACGAGCAGGGGAACCTCAAGTCCACCACCTTCGTGGACTACCTCAAGCCCACCGCGGTGGAGATTCCCGACGTGGCGATGGACCACCTGGTGACGCCGTCGCCCTACACGCCGCTGGGAATGAAGGGGGTGGGGGAGGGCGGCGCCATCCCGGCGCCGGCCGCCATCTGCAACGCGGTGGAGAACGCGCTGGCGCCTCTGGGCTGCACCTTCGACCACCTGCCGCTCACGCCCGAGCGGGTGTGGGCGGAAATCGAAAAGGCCCGCGCCTCGAAGTGA
- a CDS encoding (2Fe-2S)-binding protein — translation MDRRTVSVTVNGRRCAAEVDVRKTLADFLREDAGFTGVHVGCEHGVCGACSVLMDGEVVRSCILFAVQADGHEIVTVEGLGNEDALNPLQQAFVEHHALQCGFCTPGMLLAAVDLLKHCPEPTEAQVREALSGNLCMCTGYANIVRAVRAAAPSVRSG, via the coding sequence ATGGACAGACGCACCGTCTCCGTGACGGTCAACGGGCGGCGCTGCGCGGCCGAGGTGGACGTGCGCAAGACCCTGGCTGACTTCCTGCGCGAGGACGCGGGCTTCACCGGCGTTCACGTGGGCTGCGAGCACGGTGTGTGCGGCGCGTGCTCGGTGCTGATGGACGGGGAGGTAGTGCGCTCGTGCATCCTCTTTGCCGTGCAGGCGGACGGCCACGAGATCGTCACGGTGGAGGGGCTCGGCAACGAGGATGCGTTGAATCCGCTACAGCAGGCCTTCGTGGAGCACCATGCGCTCCAGTGCGGCTTCTGCACGCCGGGCATGCTGCTGGCGGCCGTGGACCTGCTGAAGCACTGTCCCGAACCAACGGAGGCCCAGGTGCGCGAGGCGCTATCCGGCAACCTGTGCATGTGCACCGGATACGCCAACATCGTCCGGGCGGTGCGCGCGGCCGCGCCGAGCGTCCGGTCCGGTTGA
- a CDS encoding LysE family translocator has protein sequence MSLLFAYAMGFSVASMPGPILALITTETLRRGAWPGAQTALAPMCVDACVMLPLVLALHSAIPSGAGAVAVGVAGGAFLLWLGLQSLRAGSAPTAAERHRGSRQLSPFLKSVLTQLMNPYAYIFWGTVGFGFVRAGFASQGIQGALSFPVGFWLGAGTMNFLVVYLVSRGRRYLPPRLEPYVHIFSGVLLIGAGAFLVWAVARDHL, from the coding sequence ATGAGCCTCCTGTTCGCGTACGCGATGGGGTTCTCCGTCGCCTCCATGCCGGGCCCCATCCTGGCGCTTATCACCACCGAGACGCTCCGCAGAGGCGCGTGGCCGGGCGCCCAGACGGCCCTGGCGCCCATGTGCGTGGATGCTTGCGTCATGCTGCCGCTGGTGTTGGCGCTCCATTCCGCCATTCCGTCCGGGGCCGGCGCCGTGGCCGTGGGCGTCGCCGGCGGCGCGTTTCTTCTCTGGCTCGGGCTCCAGTCCCTCCGGGCGGGGTCGGCGCCCACGGCCGCGGAGCGCCATCGCGGCTCGCGGCAGCTTTCCCCTTTCCTCAAGAGCGTTCTCACCCAACTCATGAACCCCTATGCCTACATCTTCTGGGGAACGGTGGGTTTCGGCTTCGTGCGCGCGGGCTTCGCAAGCCAAGGCATCCAGGGGGCGCTGTCGTTTCCCGTAGGCTTCTGGCTCGGGGCGGGCACCATGAACTTCCTGGTCGTGTACCTGGTCAGCCGCGGGAGGCGCTACCTGCCCCCCCGGCTGGAGCCCTACGTGCACATTTTCTCCGGAGTCCTGTTGATCGGGGCGGGTGCCTTTCTCGTGTGGGCCGTGGCCCGGGATCACCTATAA
- a CDS encoding ABC transporter substrate-binding protein, whose product MAELVKINVESAEAVLGLHWFVAQEEGLFEEEGMEVEIFLPGVRETKFADDDPRRTDHTLVKSTNYQFLYEQKKVDIMRACSWGQVRRAYDSERGAPIWTKRPAVVCQGIYVLPDSPVNAPMQLANKSVGVQYHQGSHYHTLSLLEGFVARDEMNVVHAGTVHERFMALENGEVDAATLMEPWISLAQKRGYKMITEGHYLGVENGPADMDPELLKRMLRAIKKSVTYINKNPKKYIKHMLAEIPEHYANELTEDDFYLPRLRYVDPEPYTEEEFERQYKWMLTWNLIPEDADYTELVCNVTV is encoded by the coding sequence ATGGCTGAGCTGGTCAAGATCAACGTGGAGAGCGCGGAGGCCGTCCTCGGGCTCCACTGGTTCGTGGCGCAGGAAGAGGGACTGTTCGAAGAAGAAGGCATGGAAGTGGAGATCTTCCTGCCCGGCGTGCGCGAGACCAAGTTCGCCGACGACGATCCGCGCCGCACCGACCACACCCTGGTGAAGTCCACCAACTACCAGTTCCTGTACGAGCAGAAGAAGGTGGACATCATGCGGGCCTGTTCATGGGGACAGGTGCGGCGCGCCTACGACAGCGAGCGCGGCGCCCCCATCTGGACCAAGCGCCCGGCGGTGGTGTGCCAGGGCATCTACGTCCTGCCCGACTCGCCGGTAAACGCGCCCATGCAGCTCGCCAACAAGAGCGTCGGCGTCCAGTACCATCAGGGGTCGCACTATCACACCTTGTCTCTGCTGGAGGGTTTCGTCGCCCGCGACGAGATGAACGTGGTGCACGCCGGCACCGTTCATGAACGCTTCATGGCACTGGAGAACGGCGAGGTGGACGCGGCCACCCTGATGGAGCCGTGGATCTCGCTGGCCCAGAAACGCGGCTACAAGATGATCACGGAAGGCCACTACCTCGGCGTGGAGAACGGACCCGCCGACATGGACCCCGAGCTCCTCAAGCGCATGCTGCGGGCCATCAAGAAGTCCGTCACCTACATCAACAAGAACCCGAAGAAGTACATCAAGCACATGCTGGCGGAGATCCCCGAGCACTACGCCAACGAGCTCACGGAAGACGACTTCTACCTGCCGCGGCTGCGCTACGTGGACCCGGAGCCCTACACCGAGGAAGAGTTCGAGCGCCAGTACAAGTGGATGCTGACCTGGAACCTGATCCCGGAGGACGCCGACTACACCGAACTGGTGTGCAACGTGACCGTGTAG
- a CDS encoding LexA family transcriptional regulator — protein sequence MPTRKTPPLSSPSKNRIRDFIDDEKSLGRATKGQIAAAIGIRPSHFSNLLNGRNEWKLNQLEKLAEFLGVPLTRLFADRGKEAPERLPRRSREADLEDRLRRALRAEARRLRAALRRDLDIVLREGSAGRPEALPDEFATDDIPYMTEAADLDPTPPVEIRELDAAYDPPAATQAAGSLWFGRDWLSRQGLESTRCLLVRIKDDSMATTLPDGCSVLVNREQTQLREGRIFALNHEDKLLVRRAGKDASGTWLLECDHPDWETVAWPDDAVVVGEVRWMARTF from the coding sequence ATGCCCACAAGGAAGACCCCTCCGCTTTCGAGCCCCTCCAAGAACAGGATCCGGGATTTCATCGACGACGAGAAATCCCTGGGACGAGCCACCAAGGGGCAGATCGCGGCCGCCATCGGCATTCGACCGAGCCATTTCTCCAACCTCTTGAACGGACGCAACGAATGGAAGCTGAACCAACTGGAGAAGCTCGCGGAGTTTCTGGGAGTGCCCTTGACCCGACTCTTCGCGGACCGGGGCAAAGAGGCGCCGGAGCGCCTTCCGCGGCGAAGCCGCGAGGCCGACCTCGAGGACAGGCTGCGACGTGCGCTGAGGGCCGAGGCCCGGAGGCTACGGGCCGCGTTACGCCGGGACCTGGACATCGTCCTGCGCGAAGGGTCCGCGGGGCGCCCCGAGGCCTTGCCTGACGAATTCGCGACGGACGACATCCCGTACATGACGGAAGCCGCCGACCTTGACCCCACCCCGCCCGTGGAAATACGGGAACTCGACGCCGCCTACGATCCGCCCGCGGCGACGCAAGCCGCCGGATCCCTGTGGTTCGGACGGGACTGGCTGAGCCGGCAAGGACTGGAATCCACCCGGTGCCTCCTCGTCAGGATCAAGGACGACTCCATGGCTACGACCCTCCCGGACGGCTGTTCCGTGCTGGTGAACCGGGAACAGACGCAGCTACGGGAAGGACGGATCTTCGCCCTCAACCACGAAGACAAGCTGTTGGTCCGGCGCGCAGGCAAGGATGCCTCCGGCACGTGGCTACTGGAATGCGATCACCCCGATTGGGAGACCGTGGCATGGCCTGACGACGCGGTGGTCGTCGGCGAAGTCCGCTGGATGGCGCGGACGTTCTGA
- a CDS encoding D-2-hydroxyacid dehydrogenase produces the protein MSAFRMAFLDAATFGVISLTRFEEAADCAVHELTEADELPERLADRQCVVINKFVLDRPRLEHPSAARLALIAVGATGTDNVDIACARERGIAVCNVPGYATTAVAQYTMALILELATQAARYAQGTRMGHWQESTIFTRHDYPSFELQGRVLGIVGYGHIGRKVAEMARVFGLEVIVAGRVGEDRPPPDRLPVEEVLRRADFVSLHCPLTPLTQGFINSHTLSLMKPTAYLVNTARGSLVEEAALIEALETGTIAGAALDVISQEPPDEGHPMMEAAARLDNLLITPHCAWAARETRQRLMDEVFDNIQAFRRGERRNRVD, from the coding sequence GTGAGCGCGTTCCGCATGGCGTTCCTGGACGCCGCCACCTTCGGCGTGATCTCCCTGACGCGGTTCGAGGAGGCCGCGGACTGCGCCGTGCACGAGTTGACGGAAGCGGACGAGCTGCCCGAGCGTCTGGCGGACCGCCAGTGCGTGGTCATCAACAAGTTCGTGCTCGACCGGCCGCGGCTGGAGCATCCCTCGGCCGCACGGCTCGCGCTCATCGCCGTGGGCGCCACCGGCACCGACAACGTCGACATCGCGTGCGCGCGCGAGCGCGGCATCGCGGTGTGCAACGTGCCGGGCTATGCCACCACCGCGGTGGCCCAATACACCATGGCGCTGATCCTGGAGCTGGCCACCCAGGCCGCGCGCTACGCCCAGGGAACGCGCATGGGCCACTGGCAGGAGAGCACCATCTTCACGCGCCACGACTACCCGAGCTTCGAGCTCCAGGGGCGGGTGCTGGGTATCGTCGGCTACGGCCACATCGGCCGCAAGGTGGCGGAGATGGCGCGGGTCTTCGGGCTCGAGGTGATCGTGGCCGGCCGCGTGGGAGAGGACCGGCCGCCGCCGGACCGGCTGCCCGTGGAGGAGGTGCTGCGGCGCGCTGACTTCGTGAGCCTGCACTGCCCGCTGACGCCCCTGACCCAGGGGTTCATCAACTCGCACACCCTGTCGCTCATGAAGCCCACGGCCTATCTGGTCAATACCGCCCGCGGCAGCTTGGTGGAGGAGGCGGCCCTGATCGAGGCCCTGGAAACGGGCACGATCGCGGGCGCGGCCCTGGACGTGATCTCGCAGGAACCGCCCGACGAGGGCCACCCGATGATGGAGGCGGCGGCTCGGCTGGACAACCTCCTGATCACTCCCCACTGCGCCTGGGCGGCACGAGAGACGCGCCAACGGCTCATGGATGAGGTGTTCGACAACATCCAGGCCTTCCGGCGCGGCGAACGCCGCAACCGCGTGGACTGA
- a CDS encoding tripartite tricarboxylate transporter substrate-binding protein, with translation MRNLTTRILLGALALGLAASLPLSQARAEFPDRNINIVVPFSPGGGYDAIARATARSMKKFVPKGVNIIVKNVTGAAGRRASVFMYRAKPDGYTIAHFQASGMLGDEMLSETPVGFETSKYTWLARVGADPFGLHVSAKGPYKSIADLQKAKRITWGVEGIGVGRWLGSFLAAKTFGIDFHVVAGYRGTGESLPALLRGDFDVWAQPIDHPSVTSYLGTDLRPVVQLDRKRAVNAPEVQTSYEMGYDLYFSDLRAFGGPPGIPEDRAKILEDLLLKAMRDKDYVDWKNSSSIQLVEGPASTVSEDLKYYENLFKANLEEMRKAAKAK, from the coding sequence ATGCGAAATCTGACGACCCGAATCCTGTTGGGCGCTCTCGCCCTGGGGCTGGCCGCGAGCCTGCCGCTCTCGCAGGCGCGCGCCGAGTTCCCTGACCGCAACATCAACATCGTCGTGCCGTTCTCGCCCGGCGGCGGCTACGACGCCATCGCCCGCGCCACCGCGCGGAGCATGAAGAAATTCGTTCCCAAGGGCGTGAACATCATCGTCAAGAACGTCACCGGCGCCGCCGGCCGCCGCGCCTCGGTGTTCATGTACCGCGCCAAGCCCGACGGCTACACCATCGCGCACTTCCAGGCGTCCGGGATGCTCGGTGACGAGATGCTGTCCGAGACGCCCGTCGGCTTCGAGACCAGCAAGTACACGTGGCTGGCTCGGGTGGGCGCCGACCCCTTCGGCCTTCACGTATCCGCCAAGGGACCCTACAAGTCCATCGCGGACCTCCAGAAGGCGAAGCGCATTACCTGGGGGGTCGAGGGCATCGGCGTGGGACGGTGGTTGGGCTCGTTCCTGGCCGCCAAAACCTTCGGCATCGATTTTCACGTGGTGGCCGGCTACCGCGGCACGGGCGAGTCGCTGCCTGCGCTCCTGCGCGGCGACTTCGACGTCTGGGCTCAGCCCATCGACCATCCGTCGGTGACTTCCTACCTCGGCACGGACCTGCGTCCGGTGGTTCAACTGGACAGGAAGCGGGCGGTCAATGCCCCCGAGGTGCAGACTTCCTACGAGATGGGCTATGACCTCTACTTCAGCGACCTGCGCGCCTTCGGCGGCCCGCCGGGAATCCCCGAGGACCGGGCGAAGATCCTCGAGGACCTCCTGCTCAAGGCCATGAGGGACAAGGACTACGTCGACTGGAAGAACTCGTCGTCCATTCAGCTCGTGGAGGGGCCGGCATCGACGGTCAGCGAGGACCTTAAGTACTACGAGAACCTGTTCAAGGCGAACCTCGAGGAAATGCGGAAAGCCGCCAAGGCCAAGTAG
- a CDS encoding xanthine dehydrogenase family protein subunit M has protein sequence MKPPPFRYHTPRSLAEALDLLRESPGDARVLAGGQSLVPLLNLRLAYPEVLVDLNQVEGLSYIRDEGARLCIGAMTRQREAEFSTVLAERCPLLVEAMTQVGHPAIRNRGTIGGSLAHADPVAELPCVMTALDAELVAVGPEGERVIAAGDFFLGPYETALAPGEILVEVRIPLAPAARPASFLEFSRRHGDFALAEAAVVLEGDGVCSGARVVAAGPAWTPSRLEPVERLVAGSAVDRTDSAAQHDLVEEAGRAAEAAVAALPTHADATAYQQRLAAVLVKRAVAQALERWSGN, from the coding sequence ATGAAACCACCCCCGTTCCGTTACCACACGCCCAGGTCCCTGGCTGAAGCGCTGGACCTTCTGAGGGAATCACCGGGGGACGCTCGGGTGCTGGCCGGCGGTCAGAGCCTGGTTCCGTTGCTCAACCTGCGGCTGGCCTATCCCGAGGTCTTGGTGGACCTCAACCAGGTGGAGGGCCTTTCCTATATCCGCGACGAGGGCGCGCGGCTGTGCATCGGCGCCATGACCCGCCAGCGCGAGGCGGAGTTTTCGACGGTGCTGGCGGAGCGTTGCCCGCTGCTCGTGGAGGCGATGACTCAGGTGGGGCATCCGGCCATTCGCAACCGCGGCACCATCGGCGGCAGCCTGGCCCACGCGGATCCGGTGGCGGAGCTGCCCTGTGTGATGACGGCGCTGGACGCGGAGTTGGTGGCGGTGGGGCCGGAGGGCGAGCGGGTGATCGCCGCCGGCGATTTTTTCCTGGGTCCCTACGAGACCGCGCTGGCGCCGGGCGAGATCCTGGTGGAGGTAAGGATTCCGCTGGCGCCGGCGGCTCGGCCGGCGAGCTTCTTGGAGTTCAGTCGTCGACACGGTGATTTTGCCTTGGCCGAGGCAGCGGTGGTGTTGGAGGGGGACGGGGTCTGCAGCGGCGCGCGGGTGGTGGCGGCCGGCCCGGCGTGGACGCCGTCGCGGCTGGAGCCGGTGGAGCGGCTGGTGGCGGGTTCCGCGGTGGACCGGACGGACAGCGCGGCACAACACGACTTGGTGGAAGAGGCGGGACGGGCCGCCGAGGCCGCGGTGGCGGCGCTCCCCACCCACGCGGACGCTACGGCCTACCAGCAGCGGCTCGCCGCGGTGCTGGTCAAGCGCGCGGTGGCCCAGGCGCTGGAGCGATGGAGCGGGAATTGA
- a CDS encoding cupin domain-containing protein, with the protein MSHEHIVHVSDVAEEPLPSPEGTSFGGTRQRVGLAAGAQKLGYGLFTVPPGKTAFPLHVHTLNEELIYILEGEGSLRFGDETVTVRAGTFIACPGGVEMSHQLVNTSEGDLRYLCVSTMQYPDIVHYPDSGKVGVYAGPGASAQKPFRGIYKKGTEVPYFQDETGPEAKG; encoded by the coding sequence ATGAGCCACGAGCATATCGTGCATGTTTCCGATGTCGCCGAGGAGCCGTTGCCGTCTCCGGAAGGCACTTCGTTCGGCGGGACACGTCAGCGCGTCGGTCTGGCCGCGGGAGCGCAGAAGCTCGGTTACGGGCTCTTCACCGTGCCGCCGGGCAAGACCGCGTTCCCGCTTCACGTCCACACCCTCAACGAGGAGCTGATCTACATCCTGGAGGGTGAGGGGAGCCTGCGCTTCGGGGACGAGACGGTGACGGTGCGCGCCGGGACGTTCATCGCCTGTCCGGGCGGGGTGGAGATGAGCCATCAGCTCGTGAACACCTCGGAGGGGGACCTGCGCTACCTGTGCGTGAGCACCATGCAGTACCCCGACATCGTCCACTACCCCGACTCGGGAAAGGTCGGGGTCTACGCCGGTCCGGGGGCGTCGGCCCAGAAGCCGTTCCGCGGCATTTACAAGAAGGGCACCGAGGTTCCGTATTTCCAGGACGAAACCGGACCCGAGGCGAAGGGATAG
- a CDS encoding DMT family transporter, protein MRPEIVPILSAMGWAVDSILVRKGARTSSVLSAAFLSYVVTAVLLWSYVAINFPLSIVRSRAAYFFMASGTLQPLLARIFLYIGIDRLGVARAMPLRGTGPLFSIAIAVVFLQERPVIPVYMGGLLVVAGGWLVLYRKSTATADWRFVDALFPLAAALLAGISQNFRRAGLLILPNPFVAGAVTTGTSLTIFVAYLWIKRQFSVVIPSRESLPYFGPTAFVSAVSQLLVFTSLNLGEVSVMIPLLNTTPLFSLLFSLIFLRDLEKITLPIVLGALSLLGGVVFITGR, encoded by the coding sequence ATGCGCCCTGAAATCGTTCCGATTCTCTCCGCCATGGGCTGGGCCGTGGACTCGATCCTGGTGCGCAAGGGCGCGCGCACGTCGAGCGTCCTGAGCGCGGCCTTTCTCAGCTACGTGGTGACCGCGGTCCTGTTGTGGTCGTACGTGGCGATCAACTTCCCCTTGTCCATCGTGCGCTCCCGCGCGGCCTATTTCTTCATGGCCAGCGGCACGCTTCAGCCCCTGCTGGCGCGCATCTTCCTCTACATCGGCATCGATCGCCTGGGGGTCGCCCGGGCCATGCCGCTGCGCGGCACCGGACCGCTCTTCTCCATCGCCATCGCGGTGGTCTTCCTCCAGGAACGCCCGGTGATTCCGGTCTACATGGGAGGACTGCTGGTCGTGGCCGGAGGGTGGCTGGTGCTCTACCGGAAGAGTACCGCCACGGCCGACTGGCGGTTCGTGGACGCGCTCTTCCCGCTCGCCGCCGCGCTCCTGGCCGGCATCTCCCAGAACTTCCGCCGGGCGGGTCTGCTCATCCTGCCGAACCCCTTCGTGGCCGGCGCGGTGACCACGGGCACCTCGCTCACCATCTTCGTGGCCTACCTGTGGATCAAGCGGCAGTTCTCCGTCGTGATCCCGAGCCGGGAGAGCCTCCCCTACTTCGGGCCCACGGCCTTCGTCTCCGCCGTCTCGCAACTGCTGGTCTTCACCTCGCTCAACCTCGGCGAGGTCTCGGTCATGATCCCGCTGCTCAATACCACGCCCCTCTTCTCGCTCCTCTTCAGCCTGATCTTCCTGAGGGACCTCGAGAAGATCACGTTGCCCATCGTCCTTGGCGCGCTGTCGCTGCTGGGCGGCGTGGTCTTCATCACCGGCCGGTAA
- a CDS encoding EamA family transporter, whose protein sequence is MEFDAALLFALGTALAYAVADVTARFGLERANAVVGAMTALASSVMMFIVVIAALDVRFPPWGVHYLWMILGGALNPGVFFVTFFIGISKIGVSRAAPIKGSSAIFAALLAMAFLGEDPAWYNLAGILLVVAGIAVISSGAVTGHWRRVDMLWPLGAAVAGAGAALCWRIGVQSFPDTVAAAAVAILAALVVITGYTLATRRREIRENVRVGWKYFIVAGAIEGFGKFLYASALQLGEIYRMLPLIQTSPLFVVLISLVVLRRAERITWRVPAGAVLTVGGAILVNVRLG, encoded by the coding sequence ATGGAGTTCGACGCGGCACTGTTGTTCGCCCTGGGGACGGCCCTCGCCTACGCGGTCGCCGACGTGACCGCGCGCTTCGGGCTGGAGCGCGCCAACGCCGTGGTGGGGGCCATGACGGCCCTCGCTTCCTCGGTGATGATGTTCATCGTGGTGATCGCGGCGCTCGACGTCCGCTTTCCGCCTTGGGGCGTTCACTACCTTTGGATGATCCTGGGCGGGGCGCTCAACCCGGGCGTGTTCTTCGTGACCTTCTTCATCGGCATCTCGAAGATCGGCGTGTCGCGCGCCGCACCCATCAAGGGAAGCTCGGCCATCTTCGCCGCCCTGCTTGCCATGGCCTTCCTCGGCGAGGATCCGGCTTGGTACAACCTGGCCGGCATACTGCTGGTGGTGGCCGGGATCGCGGTGATCTCGTCCGGGGCCGTCACCGGGCATTGGCGCAGGGTGGACATGCTTTGGCCCCTGGGCGCGGCGGTGGCCGGAGCGGGGGCGGCGCTTTGTTGGCGCATCGGCGTGCAGTCCTTTCCCGACACGGTGGCCGCCGCCGCCGTCGCCATCCTGGCGGCGTTGGTAGTGATCACTGGCTACACTCTTGCGACGCGCCGGCGAGAGATCCGCGAGAACGTGCGCGTCGGCTGGAAATACTTCATCGTCGCGGGGGCCATCGAAGGCTTCGGCAAGTTTCTGTATGCCAGCGCACTGCAGCTCGGCGAGATCTACCGGATGCTGCCGCTGATCCAGACCTCGCCGTTGTTCGTGGTGTTGATCTCCCTGGTGGTGCTGCGGCGGGCGGAGCGCATCACCTGGCGGGTGCCGGCTGGGGCGGTGCTGACCGTGGGCGGCGCGATCCTGGTGAACGTGCGCCTGGGGTAG